A stretch of Anaeromyxobacter dehalogenans 2CP-1 DNA encodes these proteins:
- a CDS encoding protein jag, with the protein MDERQPREGAPPPREAPEKVAAARSFLEELFRRMGGEVAIEVKETPEAIGVALTPAAGNALELSSALVEAAQVLVNRVANPRAEGRKWVNLDVGGFREEGDPAVEAMAARLAAAAVRMGQVLAIAPISPRERRQIHLALVASGEVSTRSEGEGIFRQLLVIPAKRGAQG; encoded by the coding sequence ATGGACGAGAGGCAGCCGAGGGAGGGCGCGCCGCCGCCGCGCGAGGCGCCGGAGAAGGTGGCCGCCGCCCGGTCGTTCCTTGAGGAGCTGTTCCGGCGCATGGGCGGCGAGGTGGCGATCGAGGTGAAGGAGACGCCGGAGGCCATCGGCGTCGCCCTCACGCCCGCCGCGGGCAATGCGCTCGAGCTCTCGTCCGCGCTGGTGGAGGCGGCGCAGGTCCTCGTGAACCGGGTGGCGAACCCGCGGGCGGAGGGTCGCAAGTGGGTGAACCTCGACGTGGGCGGCTTCCGCGAGGAAGGCGACCCGGCGGTCGAGGCCATGGCGGCGCGGCTGGCCGCGGCCGCGGTGCGGATGGGTCAGGTGCTGGCCATCGCGCCCATCAGCCCGCGCGAGCGGCGGCAGATCCACCTCGCGCTGGTCGCGAGCGGAGAGGTCTCGACGCGCAGCGAGGGCGAGGGGATCTTCCGCCAGCTGCTCGTCATCCCCGCGAAGCGCGGGGCGCAGGGGTAG